In the genome of Xenopus tropicalis strain Nigerian chromosome 10, UCB_Xtro_10.0, whole genome shotgun sequence, the window CTCACATTTCCACACAAAGGCTAATATTACAGGATTTAACCATCACCCTGGGAATTGTGGGCAGAGAAAAGCAAATATCACCTTTGTGCCTTTGGTTTGGTATTTTTATATCAAAAGCGCCACAGTTATAATAAGGTAGTTTAACAGCATAGCAGTACGTGTatcggatccattatccggaaacccattacaggtatgggatccagaaacccattatccagaaagttcagagttacggaaaggctatctgccatagactccattataagcaaataattctaatttttgaaaatgatttcattttctctgtaataataaaacagtacctgtacttgatcccaactaagatataattaccccttattgggggcagaacaatcctattgggtttatttaatggttaaatgattcccttttctctgtaataataaaacagtacctgtacttgatcccaactaagatataattaccccttattggggcagaacagccctattgggtttatttaatggttaaatgattcccttttctctgtaataataaaacagtacctgtacttgatcccaactaagatataattaccccttattgggggcagaacagccctattgggtttatttcatggttaaatgatttttagcagacttaaggtacggagatcccaattacagaaatatcccttatcctgaaacaattctggatagcaggtcccatatctgtattatacactaTACAGTATCTATTTTTATAAAATCAGTCATGGTTTTTCCATGCTTAGACTCCACCGTGGCATCTATTCAAGAACTGCTGCCGATACCATGTTCCTTAACGacgtagatcagtgatccccaaccagtggctcaggggcaacatgctgctccccaaccccttgggtgttgctctcagtgcccccaaaccagggagttatttttgaattcctgacttgggggcaagttttggttgaataaaaacaagatttcctaccaaataaagcccctgtaagctgatagggtgcatagaggcccctaatagccaatcacagcccttatttggctcctccatgaacttctatGGTGCTGTTGCTCGTGAGAggaaaaaggttagggatccctgacatagattatacatttaataaatgcagatCTTCTTTGattggttcattttttttttaagtgctgGCACTAATATAAAACGAGGTATGTTGGAAAAATGTTGACAAAGGAATTTTGTTtggttattattttaaatgtagaCTGCAGGGGACACTGCTGCTTTACATCACacggggaaaaaaaatgaaaacatctgGAAATGTATAGCATTGCTTTATACCAGGCAcggaaagcccccccccccccctataattTCCCATTTATTCTGGGCTACAATACTTAATTTTATAGaacattttataatgtatttttaaagtgctaTGGCATTACCACATTAGCATGTCATTCGTTTTTTTTCCCGTTTTTAATGGTTTGTATAATTGTTCTGAAAAATGATCCATAATGGTTAAACCCTATATTTAGCTGCTATCCGTGTAAATACGCAACGGCGCCATATATAAAGATTGAGAAcaatggaattaaaaaaaaaaaaaaaaagagattagtAATATTTATGTTTACATTCTCATTGAAGTTCATGTAAGGTTAATGCAGAAGTCATTTTCCCCTCTTTAAATGACATAATTTGAAGTCTCAGGTCCTACAGAATGGATTCGCGTAGGGGTATGAGTCATGTTAATGGAAAGGTTacggaagatttttttttttttttttctctttctcgaGAAATATATCGCACTTAAATTAGTTTAGACAGCATGACATCAGAGAGTAATTAAATTGGTTTTTGTTGGAATTCCGCTTCCAACTCCTGAGCTCAGGTTTGTAAAAGATTTCTGAGCACCTGCGAATCTCTGTGTGTGAAATATTTTCACTGGAATGGattcaaatctttaaaaaaaaaaaaaaaaaaaaaaaaaaaggatttacaCAGAGGCAACATTACGCCATTCTTCctccttggaaaaaaaaaaaaaaaccctcggATTTAAACAAGACTCCTTCAAGTAGTCAGACAGTTTTGAAGCAGAAAAGAGGGAGGTAAAGTTTACCTTTTTCGAGAGCAACCTCTGTTCAGCTACACACTGGAGAAAGTGAGATTAGATCAGAACACATGTTCATTTTCACTATGGGACTGAATACACACATTAAGCAAAGAGATTTTGAAAGCAAAGTAAGAAGAAAGTTGTTCCTGCTGGCCTTGGTTTTCAGTTTCTTTCATGTTGTCTCGTGCCAGTTTGGTGGAACCTTTGCCATTTTTTTCGTTGGTGATGTTCAAGAGAAGATCAAAGGATGAAAGTACTGAAATATATTCCTTTACTGCTTTGGTATCTGATTTGGGACTACCTGGATTTGGTTCCTTTGGTACTGGGCCATTCTGAACAAAGTCATCCAGGAACGAAAGTAGGCATTGCTGGAACTGGAGGAAAAGAGAGAAACCCATTACCAAAGGTCAATGCAACCAGGACTGGAATCTTGGGTCATGGAGTTGGTCTTCAAAAGGGTAGGTCCAAGGTTCCCCTTGTTCAAAGTAGAATTTTTCTGTCTAAGAATGAGGACATCAAAAAACAAGCTGCCAGCAGAGCTAATCCACATGTCAAGACCGGAAACGCTGAAAATAGGCAATCTGGGGAAAAGATTGAGACCCCAAGGCCTCCACATGTAACCAGTAAGGCCTCTACCAAACTCATAAATATCCATGCAGATTCTGCAGGATTCAAACCCAAGAGGCCACCAAACCCGCTGACTGAAAAAGAGCAAAAAGACGCTTTCAAGCACCCCTTAATTACTCCTCATGAATACATGTTATCACTGTACCGGACTCTGTCAGATGTTGAAAGAAAAGGCATCAATGGAAGCTTGAAACTCGAGGCAGGATTAGCCAATACTATCACTAGCTTCATTGACAAGGGTCAAGGTAAGACGAATGCCAAATATCAATGTATATATAATTGAATCTACTTGAATAAAATACTTTGTAAAGAAAAACAACTGCATTATATCATAAGATTTCTTGATTTTGAGTATTATGTCAAACTGTGATACAGGTTCCATTCAGTCATGCTTCTAGAATTCAACTTTTACAACTTTTTTATGCTGTACCCTAAATTAGATTTATATGAATGGCATTTCAGGAAATATGCCATTTTGGTTGAAAATCACTGTTTTATGTATTATCGATCATATTGTTATTAGATAATGATaaaacaaaacagaggcgccaaaaggataaaattagctaaaaacacttaaaaacccaatgggtttttaagtgtttttagctaattttatccttttggcgcctctgttttgttttatcattataccgagtccacctcgagtggaggggtgtcatccccatttttcttccttctacagagtgcgacttcttattcctgagtggggtcaggataatctccccacctgcctgtacagtggttgcctattggtaaccctggcttgtgagtattaatttgtctactctaccattactccttgtaaaaacattttacactattggggctcttggtgttcctttctGTCTTTATATTGTTATTAGAGTAATTTCTagcaaaaatagcaaataatgtcTACCTTTGGACTGGACTACTTTTTATTTTGATATCTTTTGTCATTTGTAGTCAAAAATGGTTTAAATTTGAACATGGAATACTCATTTTGAACTcggaaatgtaaaatatattactgAGGGAGCTTATTTTTCAGCGTAGTCAAGAGTCGTCATCTACGTATCTCAAACTCAACTCTTAATGCAGAGTGGAAcaattaagtcttttttttttaatgaacttgACTAAATTTGTAAAATCAGCAGGTGAAACATCTGACTGAGTCCATAAAACTGAAACAGGTGTCGTATATCAAGTTCACAATCAGTTGGAAATGAGAATCACCATTAAATCATGAACAATGGTACCCATATAGTATTGATAACTTTCATTAGATAGTCAATGCCACCAGCTAAGTAGCCTCCATCTGTTGAGTTACTAGTTTATTACTTGAattatttattcttattatttattattcaatattttttcAGAATGATGTAGCAATAACATTAGCTAAACCAAAATGTGTCGTAGTCCAGCATTACACTACATAGGGACCGTGACAGTGTTATTCAACAGAAATTCAGTCAGCTTCCAAGTCAAAATAAATAACATGTCTGCTTCCTCAAACAGGCAAAACATTGTTCCAAACGTTGCCTTAGCCTGTAGTTAAAGGTTTTAGTATTGACATAGCTATTCTCTCAGCGCAGAATACGTGTGCTCCTATGATAGCTCTTTATTAATTATAGATTTTTCCTTTGTAACATATTCATTTCAGTGTGATATGCCTGAATGCACAGCTTTAAGATATTAGCCTCCATGCTTTTCATTTTAATCAGTTTATGTACTTCTCCAACATGTGAAACGCGTTAAACACTAATTAAGAGCACTTCAGCAAAGTATTGCATAATTTATATTGTAAACACCTGAAACTAATAAAGGGACCGACACTTGGTTTCCTCGAGTGCAGTAAATCATGCGAATTGCCTCATGATATAAGTCATTAAGTCCTTCATCAAAGAAGGAAAAACAAGCAAACACATTTCACAAAAATGTGGTCAGATATCAGTGCACTGGCGCAGTGACCTTCTTCCATTTAAAAGGTTCATTTACTAATGACTTTGTACATTTTAGCAACCTTAGAGACTCTCTCGTAGACCTGCCTAGGGTCAGGATTTCCGTATTAGCTGTAGAAGCACCTCTCCTTAGTATATGTGagcattttttgttgttgttttgtactTAAGACTAATTTCTCTTTGCTCTTTAGTTAGTAGAGAAACCAAATATTTTGGTAAAGCAAAATTAGTGCGTCAACTTTTTGATTTTTAAAGGTACAAGACATAGATTACAACAGATATTTATTGATCGTTCCACCACAGACCTTATAAAGGCTTACAAACCAGAACGTAGTCTTCTACAataaaatgctgtatttattttttgcttttgtagCAAGATTTTCTCATTTTTGTTGTTTCCTAGATGAACGGATGGCAGCAGCAAGGCGGCAAAAGTACACTTTTGACATCAGTGCTTTGGAAAAAGATGGCTTATTAGGAGCAGAACTGCGTATTCTACGGAAAAGGCCGATCGACGCTAAACTTAACTCAGCTGGCAAACTGTGGCAGATTAAACTATACAGTTGCCCAGCGAACAAAAAATCCGCTACCCTTCTGGATTCTCGGCCTCTCAGCAGTATCGATACACCGAAATGGGAGGTCTTTGACATATGGAAGctttataaaaattttaaaaactctGTTCAGTTGTGCTTTGAGCTTGAAGTTCTGGATAAGGGGAAACCTGCAGATTTAAGAAGTGTGGGATTTAACAGAACAGGAAGACAGACCAATGAGAAAGCTATTTTTCTCGTCTTTGGTAGGACAAAGAAACGGGACTTATTCTTCAATGAGATTAAAGCCAGGTCTGGCCAAGATGACAAAACTGTCTATGAATATTTATTTAATCAGAGGAGAAAGAGACGAGCTCCTCTGTCAACTCGGCAAGGGAAGAGGCCAAACAAGAATTCCAAAGCAAGATGTAGCAAGAAACCACTTCATGTCAATTTTAAGGATATGGGTTGGGATGATTGGATTATTGCACCTTTGGAGTATGAGGCATATCATTGTGAAGGGCTTTGTGAGTTCCCTCTGAGATCTCATTTAGAGCCTACCAACCATGCAGTGATCCAAACATTAATGAATTCAATGGACCCAGAGACTACGCCACCTACCTGTTGCGTTCCAACCAGACTAAGCCCAATAAGCATCCTTTACACAGACTCTGCCAACAATGTGGTGTATAAACAATATGAAGATATGGTTGTGGAGTCCTGTGGTTGTAGGTAGCAACAACCGAACTCACCAACCTAAGCGGAACATCTACAATAAAAATCAACTAGGGTCAAAGAATAAACATTGGATAGAATGTACACAAATGTTAAGAACTATAGAATACATGAATTATACGATACAATAAACCCTTACGATAAAACGAAGAGATGGATACTCTAACATGCAACTGATCAGATAATGACACTTAATAATTATCAGAATTTTAATCAGTGCCAATAACTGTTGTTAACACAGCAGAATCTTATAAAGAAGATACTTATACTGATTAGTTAACTAACACTCAagtacatttaaatgaaaaataaataaaaaaaatactgaaagaaAGAAGGGACCTGAAGAAGTGTTTATtttgttctctctctctatatatatatatacataaatatatgttataaagTAACTTTCTTTGCTTTTTAGATCTTAAAAGGCTTAGTAAAATAGTTTTTAACTTTTATCAAATGTTGGTAAACAGAATACTTTGTCCTGGGAGGTCAGAAGGCATTTGATTCTATGTTAAAACTAAATAAATTATTGTAATAtgcttctgtatatttgtactgCATTGTTGTCTTACGATGTATATTTCTAAGTAATTTGTTGCATTGATAGGTGGTGATAATTTAATACAACAACTTCAAGAAAAACATTACTTTTCAGATGTTGAAAAATAAAAGATGTAAATATGAATCTGCTTTTCCTAAAATGCCCGACATTTATTGAGTTGAACGGTCTAGAATTAGAAAGGGGTGGAGTGTTTCTAAACAAAGAATTTGTTGTATGaaatagaaatagaatagtcCAGAACCTCATAATTCTTTAGAGTAGGGGACATTTTAATCTAAGCACATCTGgtattcacaccagtccctgaTATAAAGGGGGGTAGCTTACTAGTCGACTGGAATCCTCTACTTACAGCAACATACAAAGGAGAACCTGTTATCCACTAAGAATGGAGGATTAGAGTAATTATTAAGAGGAAAGAAGGCAGCAAAAGTAagaagtttttcttttaaatgaggTTGTATTGATTCACACActtcataaattaaataaaaaagattaGATACAGGATTGCAGTAACTTATTTATACATTGAGCTTATTTAGGGGATTGTTCCAAAGTCAAGACAAGAAAGCTTGGTATGAAAGATCATTTTGATTTCTTGATCATGAATGATTAGTAAATACTGTAGCAACCACAGCAGTGTATGACCAGAGTACTGTCATTACAATGAGGGTTGTGTAGGACTCTGGGAATGAGGAGCAAAATCTGGAAATAAGCAGAAGACCAAATGTGCACATTGAGCCCTCACCAACTCTTCAGGGCTATACATAGCTAAACATGTACTCACTCTTCTGGCTTTGCTTCTGCTGAAACTACCAGAATTAAATGTGGCCACTCCAGAGTAAGGAGTCCTtaaagcaggggtcgggaacctttttggctgagagagaccacattttttaaaatgtaattccgtgagagccatacaatatgtttggccgtggatgctgcagggcaaggtaggtggctcccaaggatgccggatgcagaggagggtgtggcctgcgctcggcggatagaagacgtgttctaaggcttagaacacgtcttctatccgccaagcacaggtgcaaggtagggtgggtgccaaggatgccggatgtgatgcggaggagggcgtggcctgcgttcggcagatagaagacgtgttctaaggcttagaacacgtcttctatccgctgagcacaggccacgccccccggtattgt includes:
- the gdf5 gene encoding growth/differentiation factor 5 precursor (The RefSeq protein has 1 substitution compared to this genomic sequence), with the protein product MKVLKYIPLLLWYLIWDYLDLVPLVLGHSEQSHPGTKVGIAGTGGKERNPLPKVNATRTGILGHGVGLQKGRSKVPLVQSRIFLSKNEDIKKQAASRANPHVKTGNAENRQSGEKIETPRPPHVTSKASTKLINIHADSAGFKPKRPPNPLTEKEQKDAFKHPLITPHEYMLSLYRTLSDVERKGINGSLKLEAGLANTITSFIDKGQDERMAAARRQKYTFDISALEKDGLLGAELRILRKRPIDAKLNSAGKLWQIKLYSCPANKKSATLLDSRPLGSIDTPKWEVFDIWKLYKNFKNSVQLCFELEVLDKGKPADLRSVGFNRTGRQTNEKAIFLVFGRTKKRDLFFNEIKARSGQDDKTVYEYLFNQRRKRRAPLSTRQGKRPNKNSKARCSKKPLHVNFKDMGWDDWIIAPLEYEAYHCEGLCEFPLRSHLEPTNHAVIQTLMNSMDPETTPPTCCVPTRLSPISILYTDSANNVVYKQYEDMVVESCGCR